AACTGCTTTTTTAGTTCAAAAAAGTTAATTTTTACTTGTTTATCCGTATCAGACAGCCTTTCAAAAACTTCATTTTCTTCCGTTAAAATATTTTCCACCTGAAACCCGCTGTTTTTCAATATTTCATTTTTATTTTTTCCTGTTATGAATCTGATATCATATTTACCTTTCAGCTTCTCAGCCATCTCAATCAAAGGGTTCAAATGCCCCTCAAAAGGCGGCGCAAGAAAATCAACCTTTATCTTTTTTCCCATCGGAATTCACCTCGATTATTCCGTTTTTTATTCTCACAGACTTTCCCCGCCAAATAATTCTGTCAGGCTTTATCAAAGCTGAAATCCAGTAAAATATCTGGACTATTTCTGAGACTATCTCCAAAACCATGTCTTTTATGCTGTCATTTTCACCGAATATTTTTTTCCTGAATATTCTTCCTGCCAAATAATTCAAAATACTTATACCAAGATACAGGACGAATATTTCATATCTGTAAAGAAGTGCAGCTGTGAAAAACAAACTTCCTGAAACAAAAGGTATTATAGAAAAAATCACTATGCTTATATCGAGGTTTTCTTTTATATACTGGTTTGCAAAAATATGCCAGCGTCTCATCAGCCGTAAAAATCCCCTGAAATACTCTACCTCTGTGTTCAGCTTACACGGAATAACAGACTGATATATCCCTATACCATTTTCCCCTGAAATTTTAGCAAACTCATAATCATCACAAAGTTTCTGCTTTATTTTTTGATAAAGTCCCAATGAAATTATTTTTTCAGACTTAAATATATAAAACATTCCGTTTATTGTCTTATTTCTTCCTAAAAATGCCGATGTAAAATAATTATACACAGAATTGCTGTTTACATAAACCCTTACCATATTCTCCCATATATTTCTTCCTTTAAAATAATAAGGAATTCCTGTAATTATTTTTGTTTCCAGCAGAGTTTTATCAATATTTTCAAGTGACTTTATATCTATAATAGTATCATCATCAAGAATTACAGTATATTTTTTCCATAACTTTTCAGTGAGCAGAATTTTGTATACTTTAGGATTTTCATAAAACGGTGCTTTATCACATTTTACTATATGAAGATTTTTCTTAGGACTATTTCCTGTGATTTCATTTATTATTTTCTCTGCTTCATAATCATCATTATCCACTGCCCATATCAGTTCTGCTTCCCCTGTATTATTATAGATAAAAGAAAGCTTTTCTTTCAAGTAATTATCCCCTGACAGTATAGGCTGAAAAATTGTAACTTCTTTTAGAGACAGCCTGTTTTCTCTGCTTACATTTTTCATTTTCCCTGTTTCCCTTTTGTAGTAAGTAATTGTAAAAACAAACCTTAGTAATAAAATCATTATATATATTCCTAAAAGAACCAATATAAAATACATCATTCTGTCTCTTTCACCATTCCTTCATACATCAGCTTCGCGCACAGCTGTTCAGGTAAAAACCTTACCAAGACCCTTGCTGTTTTATAAAAAATACCCGGAACAGACCTTTTTTTCCCTTTAAAAAAATCCTTTACTGCTGTTCTTGCCACATATTTCGGAGACATCATCAGATTCAGAAAGTTGAATTCTCTGCATAACTTTTTCATTTCCAGAAATTTCCCCCTGCCGGTAAACTCTGTATCCACTGCTCCCGGACATAAAGACATTACATTGATCCCTTTATTTTTATGATTTCTCCGTATTTCATACCTCATATTACAGCTGTATTGATCAAGAAAAAATTTTGACGGTGAGTAAAATGTACTCAGAGGATGCGGAAAAAACCCGGCGACTGACGATACATTGATTATTCCTCTTATACTTCCTGTATTTTCTTTCTCAAGCATTTTCTTTACATAATAATTCCCCAGAAAACAAGGAGCTTCTACATTTAATCTTATTCCCTCCAGTAATATTTTATTCTCTGTTTCATAACTCCGCCCCAGCTTCACCATTCCCGCATTATTCACCAGAATGTCTGTTTCATTGTATTTTTCTGTTAAAATATTCCAGTTTTCTTCCACTGTAAGATCTGTTGCCTCTATTTCTATTATTTGATTTTTATATTTTTCCTGAAGTTCTCTTTTGGTATTTTCTAATTCCTGCTTATTCCTTGCTGCCAGAATCACATTATACCCGCGCTTCAAAAACTCAACAGCCATTGCCTTGCCGATTCCTTTTGAACCTCCGGTTATTAAGACTTTCCCCATAATTCTCCTTTTGAATTTTTTTCCATTATACACAAATTTTGACACTGTGTCAAATTATTTTTTTAAATTATTTTTAAACTCCTGATTTTATACTATATTAATAGAAAAAGCCCGAAATTAAAATATATAATTCTAATTTTCGGACATTTATTTTTATAATCTGGGATCTATATTTTTTTCCTGTGAAACTTCAAACAAAAGATTCGCGGCTATCTGTCTGAATTCTGCATTATCATTGCTTATTTTTGAAAAAGGAATTTTCAGCAGTTCCTGCCCCAGTTCATACTCATTTACAGAGGCTTTCAGCTTTTTCCTTATATTTTTCTGCTTTATAAGTTTTTCATATTTATGCGGAAATGTATAGTCATACCCGTAAATAATAGATAAATACTCAGGATTTCTCACTTTCATATAAGGAGCCTTTCCTTTTTTCATAATTTCCGGCTTTATTACAATGCCCTCCATACTTTTATCTATTGTCATTCTGTTATAGTATTCCTCTGCGGTTTTATAATAATCAGGATTTTTAAAATCTATCGTTACATATTCGTCATCTGTAAGAAACTTATACTTTTCAGACGTTTTCCAGTCAGGCACCTCCTCTGTTCCGTTTTCATATACTATTTTCAAAAGATCAAAAGGTTTATAAGAAACTTCCCCTTCAGTCCCGTAGAGTTCTATCTGTTTCCCGTATATTTCCCCGGCTTTTATGTGTGTTTCCAAAGAAACACGGCTTTTTTCAATACTGCTTATTACTTTATAATTCTGATAAACTGAATTCCCGTATTTTTCAATCAGATCTTTTTTTGAGATCACTGTCTGATCCTTTTTAAAGTCTGTCTCATGATATTTTTCAATTATCTTTTCCAGTTCGCTCTCAAATCCGTTTTCTTTCAAAAATTCCAGTTCCATATCCAATGCCTTTGATATTGGTCTGAATTTCATCTCTATGAGTTCTTTCCCCAAAGTTGTCCACGGCATTAATTCCCCGTCAAGAATCAGCATTTTTATCTTGTTATCCTTCATATAACCGGAAAATTTTTCTGTCATACTGTTGTATATCCCTTGCAGATCAAGGTTTTTTATTTTATAGCCGTTACGGCTTACTGCAAAGCACTCCTCCTCTTTGGCAAAGAGATACAGCGTACATCGTGAACCCATGTACTTAGGTTGTAATACTACCTTATCAATACCATTCTCTACAAAATAATCAAGACCGTTTTTCAAAGATTCAAGGCTGTTATCTGCCATATCTTTATCTGCTGGAGACATTGTTCCTGAAATAAAATTAATATGGTTTTCAGCAATATAATTCAATCTGTACAGATCATTTTCAGACAGCTCGTTTACATTAACGTTTTTCCGTCTGCTAAACAAAGATTCCAGCTTTTCCGAATCATTTCCTTCTTCTGAAATCACACTGTTGTATATAGGTTTGAACCCGTTTATTACAATTGATGTAAGCCTGTTTTTATACACAGCCCCGCTGTCAATATGACATTTATTCTTTATGGTAAAAGGATTTTTGGCAGCTATATGTCCGAATATATGATAAGGATTATTATAAACTGCTTCTTCTGCGAGAAACTGGAGCTGCTCTTCAGTGGATTTTTCTCTTTCCAGCCTGAAAGCCCTTTGTTTTTTCTGAGATTTACTATCCAGCTTTCCGAGATATTTTACTTTTGCCGGTGCATGTGTCACTATAAAAGACGATCCCTTAAAACCAATTCTTTTTACAAAAGGCTTTGATTCCAAAAACAGCTTTTCAAACTTCTGAAATAATTCTTTATCCTCTTCAAAAACCGGGATAGAATCAAAAAAGTTCTCCATTATTTCTTTCTCTACACCTTTTATATTCCCCATTATTTTATTATATACAAAATTTTCATGATTACCTTTTAAAAGAATAAAATATTCGCTGTTTTCAAATAAAAATTCTGTTATCTCCTTTGTTTTCTTTCCTTTATCTATCCAGTCACCAAGCAGAACAAACTTAATTTCTTCTTTTACTTCAGGCGCAACATTTATTTTTCCGTCTTTCAGGTGAAACCCATAGTTCCCAATTAATTTTACCAAAGTATCCACACACTCATGCACATCTCCGATTATTACATATTTCGTACTCTCATCAAGAAGACATCCTGTATAAGTTTCCATATCAATGATTTCCACCTGAAATTCTTCTTTTTCATTGATTTTCTCTTTTACTCTGTGTATCTGATTATAGTTTTCCCTTGATAATGAAGGAAGAACCTCTTTCTTTAATCTCTGTATATGCTTGGTTATTACTTTTTTGCTTCTTTCCGACTTATAATATTCCTCTCTGTCTTTATAGTCAAAAACAATAACCTCTATGTTATAATGATTCTTTTTCGCTGTTTCTATTACACTGTTTCTGAATTCCAAAGAAAGTCCTGTTGTATCTACCACTACGAATTCAGCATTAACAGGATATGATGTTACCATCTTAAGTTTTTCCTCAAGAAGAGAAAAGGCCTGTCCGCTTGATTCCATCATTATTTCATCATATTTATCATAATCACGGCCTAATATTTCCTGTCTTATAGAATCTGACGACAGATATTGTACATTGGCATAAAAATTTTTCTCAGGAAGTGAATATTCCAGCTGCGGAATCAGTATATTTTTAGCAAAGGTACTTTTTCCGCACTCTGTGGGTCCTATAAGCATAAAGACCGTATGCAGCTGTGTTCTTATTTTCATCTGTTTTCCTCCTTATTCCCCTGTATTCTTTTTATTATTACTCCCTGTGTAGTGGAAATATCATTTACTTTATCCCCTATTTCCACATACGAAATTTCTTCATTTTCCAATATGCCGGAAATCCAGTTTCTAAATTCTTCTCTCCCGAATTCCCATTTATGGTCATCATGTCTTAATTCTTCATTTAATTCATAAAATTTGTTAAATTCCTGATTTGGAGTAGTTATTATCAGGGTTTCAAAATTTATATTTCTGCAAATTGATCTTATCAGAATTTCAGCATCTTCCAGAGGCATATGTTCTATTACTTCTGTAAGAATAACGTCGCTTAATTCATTATTGTAATCTTCAATATATGATTCCAGAGATGTATATGTAAAAATATTATCCAGTTCCCTTTTTACAGCATTATTTCTTACTCTTTCCAAAAGTGACTCATTGATATCCACAGCTATATATTCATGTTCTATATTTCTGGCAAAATTAAGTGCATAAAACCCTTCTCCGCACCCTATATCTATAATTTTTTTATTAAACTCAAGCTTTTCTTTTATAAAATCCCTTCTTTGGTAAGCTGTATTTCCAAATGCAAATCTGATTCTGTATCTTTCGCTCTGTTCCAGCTCATCTCTGAAATCCCTGAACCTTTTTCTTGATGTAAGAAAATTCTGGACAAACAGGTTTCTTATATAAAAAGGTGCGTCTATTCTCTGCAGAGATGATATATACTTTTTCAGCATAGAATCAGGAATATCAATATACTCTTTTCCAAACATTGCAAAAAACAGGAATAATACACTGCTGACACTGATTAATTCTTCCAGTGTCTTTTCAGTTCTTATTTCCAGTTTATAACTTTTATCCGATATCCCTTCTATTTTGAAATCAAAATCCCTGAAATGCTTTTGAAAAAAGGCTATATAGTGAACCCTCTGCAGATGTATCATGTTTATCATAAGAGTATTCCTAAATCCCGGTATATCCCGTTCATTATCTTTTTTCACAAGACTTCCCAAAAACTCTGTTATCATATTCAAAGGAATCAACGGCGAATTATATCTGGATAGATTCAAGTATTCAAAATCTTCATCAGGATGCTGCTTAAAAGAAATTTCGTTATCTGCATCCTTAAAATAAATATTATATGTTTCATTATCGGAATACCAGCCATATGCTGTACCCTTCCTGATTTCCCTGAAAATCATACCATTTCCCGGATTTTTCTTTATAAGAAATGAAAAATCAGGATTTGTTGATCTTAACTGCATAACTGCCATCTTTTTTCTCCTTCTTTCCTTTTGTGTAAAATAACCATATTATAACAGAATTATATCTGTTAATCCATTTTTACCTTTAATTTTTTTCAACTAAATATTTCAAATAAGAATATTCAAAGAATTTTATGTTATACTTTAATAACTAAAAAAAGAAAGCGGGGCAGAAAATGAAAAGATTACTGTTTTTATTTATTTCGGTTTTGCTGCTTTTTAGCTGCAGCAGTATTTACAATACCGGCAACTCGAAAAATAATGTATCTTCACTTGAAAATACTTCATGGAGATTAACAGATATATCAGGAGAAAAGATCCCACCGAAACCTGATAATGAAAGATTCGGGAACTTTACCCTGAATATCGGCACTGATTCAATAAACGGTTCTTCAGGTATTAATTCATTCTTTGGTTCATATACACTTGATAATGGCAAAATTATTACGAAAGGTATAGCGGGAACTCTAATGGCAGGACCTGAGGATCTTATGAAACTGGAAGGAAGATATTTACATGCGTTAAATAATATTAAGAGTTATAAGATTATTAATAACACTCTTAAAATAGAATCTGATACTGAGACACTGACTTTTCAAAAAGTAGTGAAGTAACTATTCTATCAAATGATTTTTTGCTTTTACAGCTTAAAATCATTTTTTATTTTTAAGATTTGTTTTATTTTTTACCTCCAA
The sequence above is drawn from the Sebaldella sp. S0638 genome and encodes:
- a CDS encoding glycosyltransferase, encoding MMYFILVLLGIYIMILLLRFVFTITYYKRETGKMKNVSRENRLSLKEVTIFQPILSGDNYLKEKLSFIYNNTGEAELIWAVDNDDYEAEKIINEITGNSPKKNLHIVKCDKAPFYENPKVYKILLTEKLWKKYTVILDDDTIIDIKSLENIDKTLLETKIITGIPYYFKGRNIWENMVRVYVNSNSVYNYFTSAFLGRNKTINGMFYIFKSEKIISLGLYQKIKQKLCDDYEFAKISGENGIGIYQSVIPCKLNTEVEYFRGFLRLMRRWHIFANQYIKENLDISIVIFSIIPFVSGSLFFTAALLYRYEIFVLYLGISILNYLAGRIFRKKIFGENDSIKDMVLEIVSEIVQIFYWISALIKPDRIIWRGKSVRIKNGIIEVNSDGKKDKG
- a CDS encoding SDR family oxidoreductase; this translates as MGKVLITGGSKGIGKAMAVEFLKRGYNVILAARNKQELENTKRELQEKYKNQIIEIEATDLTVEENWNILTEKYNETDILVNNAGMVKLGRSYETENKILLEGIRLNVEAPCFLGNYYVKKMLEKENTGSIRGIINVSSVAGFFPHPLSTFYSPSKFFLDQYSCNMRYEIRRNHKNKGINVMSLCPGAVDTEFTGRGKFLEMKKLCREFNFLNLMMSPKYVARTAVKDFFKGKKRSVPGIFYKTARVLVRFLPEQLCAKLMYEGMVKETE
- a CDS encoding metallophosphoesterase → MKIRTQLHTVFMLIGPTECGKSTFAKNILIPQLEYSLPEKNFYANVQYLSSDSIRQEILGRDYDKYDEIMMESSGQAFSLLEEKLKMVTSYPVNAEFVVVDTTGLSLEFRNSVIETAKKNHYNIEVIVFDYKDREEYYKSERSKKVITKHIQRLKKEVLPSLSRENYNQIHRVKEKINEKEEFQVEIIDMETYTGCLLDESTKYVIIGDVHECVDTLVKLIGNYGFHLKDGKINVAPEVKEEIKFVLLGDWIDKGKKTKEITEFLFENSEYFILLKGNHENFVYNKIMGNIKGVEKEIMENFFDSIPVFEEDKELFQKFEKLFLESKPFVKRIGFKGSSFIVTHAPAKVKYLGKLDSKSQKKQRAFRLEREKSTEEQLQFLAEEAVYNNPYHIFGHIAAKNPFTIKNKCHIDSGAVYKNRLTSIVINGFKPIYNSVISEEGNDSEKLESLFSRRKNVNVNELSENDLYRLNYIAENHINFISGTMSPADKDMADNSLESLKNGLDYFVENGIDKVVLQPKYMGSRCTLYLFAKEEECFAVSRNGYKIKNLDLQGIYNSMTEKFSGYMKDNKIKMLILDGELMPWTTLGKELIEMKFRPISKALDMELEFLKENGFESELEKIIEKYHETDFKKDQTVISKKDLIEKYGNSVYQNYKVISSIEKSRVSLETHIKAGEIYGKQIELYGTEGEVSYKPFDLLKIVYENGTEEVPDWKTSEKYKFLTDDEYVTIDFKNPDYYKTAEEYYNRMTIDKSMEGIVIKPEIMKKGKAPYMKVRNPEYLSIIYGYDYTFPHKYEKLIKQKNIRKKLKASVNEYELGQELLKIPFSKISNDNAEFRQIAANLLFEVSQEKNIDPRL
- a CDS encoding methyltransferase domain-containing protein; the protein is MAVMQLRSTNPDFSFLIKKNPGNGMIFREIRKGTAYGWYSDNETYNIYFKDADNEISFKQHPDEDFEYLNLSRYNSPLIPLNMITEFLGSLVKKDNERDIPGFRNTLMINMIHLQRVHYIAFFQKHFRDFDFKIEGISDKSYKLEIRTEKTLEELISVSSVLFLFFAMFGKEYIDIPDSMLKKYISSLQRIDAPFYIRNLFVQNFLTSRKRFRDFRDELEQSERYRIRFAFGNTAYQRRDFIKEKLEFNKKIIDIGCGEGFYALNFARNIEHEYIAVDINESLLERVRNNAVKRELDNIFTYTSLESYIEDYNNELSDVILTEVIEHMPLEDAEILIRSICRNINFETLIITTPNQEFNKFYELNEELRHDDHKWEFGREEFRNWISGILENEEISYVEIGDKVNDISTTQGVIIKRIQGNKEENR
- a CDS encoding META domain-containing protein, giving the protein MKRLLFLFISVLLLFSCSSIYNTGNSKNNVSSLENTSWRLTDISGEKIPPKPDNERFGNFTLNIGTDSINGSSGINSFFGSYTLDNGKIITKGIAGTLMAGPEDLMKLEGRYLHALNNIKSYKIINNTLKIESDTETLTFQKVVK